In Pseudomonas deceptionensis, a single window of DNA contains:
- a CDS encoding polyamine ABC transporter substrate-binding protein — protein MKASGFKKAGKTLLALSLMGVMAGAAQAADKVLHIYNWSDYIAPDTVKKFEDQTGIKVVYDVFDSNETLEAKLLAGKSGYDIVVPSNNFLAKQIKAQVYQELDKSKLPNWKNLDPALLKAVGDASDSGNKHAFPYMWGTIGIGYNPEKVKAALGVDTIDSWDVLFKPENAAKLKSCGISFLDSPTEMIPAALHYLGYPTNSQDKKQLAEAEALFLKIRPSVGYFHSSKYISDLANGNICVAVGYSGDIEQSITRAKEAGDKVKLKYAIPKEGAGSFYDMVAIPKDAENVDAAYAWMNFLMQPEVMAEITNSVRFPNGNKAATPLVNKDISGDPSIYPSDEVKAKLYAISDLPPTTLRLLTRSWTKIKSGK, from the coding sequence ATGAAGGCATCAGGTTTTAAAAAAGCTGGCAAGACCCTTCTCGCCCTCTCCTTGATGGGTGTGATGGCCGGGGCAGCTCAAGCAGCAGATAAAGTGCTGCACATCTACAACTGGTCCGATTACATCGCACCGGACACCGTTAAAAAATTCGAAGACCAGACCGGTATCAAGGTGGTCTACGACGTGTTCGACAGCAACGAGACCCTTGAGGCCAAACTGCTGGCGGGCAAGTCCGGCTACGACATCGTCGTGCCGTCCAACAATTTCCTGGCCAAGCAGATCAAGGCCCAGGTTTACCAGGAGCTGGACAAGTCCAAGCTGCCCAACTGGAAAAACCTCGACCCTGCGCTGCTCAAAGCCGTGGGCGATGCCAGCGACTCAGGCAACAAACATGCGTTCCCTTACATGTGGGGCACCATCGGCATCGGCTACAACCCTGAAAAAGTCAAAGCCGCACTGGGCGTCGACACCATCGATTCCTGGGACGTGCTGTTCAAGCCGGAGAACGCGGCCAAGCTGAAAAGCTGCGGCATAAGCTTCCTCGACTCGCCAACCGAGATGATCCCGGCAGCGCTGCATTACCTGGGCTACCCGACCAACTCGCAAGACAAGAAACAACTGGCCGAAGCCGAAGCACTGTTCCTGAAGATTCGTCCTTCGGTGGGCTACTTCCACTCGTCCAAGTACATCTCGGACCTGGCCAACGGCAACATCTGCGTGGCTGTGGGTTACTCGGGTGACATCGAACAGTCCATTACTCGCGCCAAAGAAGCGGGTGACAAGGTCAAGCTGAAGTACGCCATTCCGAAAGAAGGCGCTGGCAGCTTCTATGACATGGTCGCCATTCCCAAGGATGCCGAGAACGTCGACGCCGCTTACGCCTGGATGAACTTCCTGATGCAGCCAGAGGTAATGGCTGAAATCACCAACAGCGTGCGCTTCCCGAACGGTAACAAGGCTGCAACGCCGCTAGTGAATAAAGACATCTCTGGCGACCCGAGCATTTACCCGTCGGATGAAGTGAAAGCCAAGCTGTACGCCATCAGCGATTTGCCGCCAACTACCTTGCGTTTGCTGACGCGCAGCTGGACCAAGATCAAATCCGGCAAGTAA